The nucleotide sequence TGCACAAGTTAGTGGCTTCAGTTCTTCCAAACATGTCTTACGAGGCCGCTGTAAGGAAGTCTGGCGCGGCGTCCTGCAGCCACTCCTCCTGGATCACCGAAACGTCTTTCATGTACCGTTTCGTGGTACGCACAACGCTGTTGAAGATCACCAGTGCCGGTTTCTTGCGGTGGGCAAAGAGGACGCTGGACGGGTGGATGTGGACTGGTAACTGACCCACAATGGTCTGGTACATCCCGAGTTTTGCGTTGTAGAAGGCGGCGTTTAGGAAGTAGCCAAAGCAGAGAGcgcggcgaagcagctctGCATCAAGCAGCTTTCCTTGGCGCACCGCGCCACCCTGAGAGGACTCACTGCCGCCGTGTCGCAGGGCCTCGTAGTGCTCCAGCAGATCGTCGCCCTCACCATCTCTTTTGCTGTGGGGGCGCTTGTGCGACAGAGAGTCTGAATTAGCAGCGTTGTGAACTCGAGAGTACCGCAGAGACGCGGGGAGAAGCTTGGCGAGGAGCTCGCtgtcgttcttctcttccaaGATGCCATGTAGCTGAGTGATGATGTCCTCCACCTTTAGCATTTGTCGGTAGCTCATCGAGTTGGACTCGCACCAAGTCTTGCGCTGATCGCGCGGAGAGCGGCAGTACGCCTGATAGATGCTGAGGAGGGTCGCGTGATCGCCGGTAGACTTGGCGAaggtggcgcggcagcggtcaGCAGCCTCCTTAAACTCGCGCGAGGTGAGAAAAAGGTTGTCAGCGCTGGCCATGGCGATCACGACGACGGCCTCATAGGCGACGCCGAGGGCCTTGGCAGTCAGGAGAGCCATCGTTGGCATCGGTTCAATCGGGAAGTCAGTCAAGCGTGCGCCCAATGCCGTGATATGGCCTGTCTTGTCGAGGGCTTGTAGCAGCATCAGagtctcctccgccttcgccacaGCTTGTGGGCGCGGCATATCCATGAACTCGAACGCGAGGATGTTGTGGATGTGAAGGCTCTTCATTTGAAGCACAACACTGAGCAgactgctgcggcggatTTCGGGAATGGTGTTCTCGCTCAGGTTCTCGAACGCGTGTGCGGTATAGAGGCGGTAACACTTGCCGGCGGCCACGCGTCCGGCACGCCCCGTGCGCTGCGTGGCCTGTGCGCGGCTGATGTCCACCTCCGTCAGGGCCTCCATCCCGGACTTGCTGTTGTAGTACTTGGCCTTCACGACACCGCTGTCCACGACGTAGCGGATGCCCTCCACCGTGATGGACGTCTCGGCGATGTTGGTAGCGAGAATTACCTTGCGCTGCCCATTCAAGTCTGGCTCAAAgacgagcagctgctgctcgtacGGCATCGCAGCGTACAAGgtcagaagagagaagtcgGGGACGTCGTTGGGCAGCAGCTTCATACGCTCCAGCAGAATGCGCTTCGCGTCCTCGACTTCCTCCTGACCCGTCAGGAAACACAACACATCGCCAGGCGGCTCTGTCTGATGGATCAGCAGGATGGTGCTGATGGCTGCCTCGACGTAGTCGGCCTGCGGCTCCACTGTGTGCATTATTGTCACTGGAAACATACGGCCGTGCACGACCCCGATTGGGGCGTTCCACCAAAACTTAGAGAAGTGATCCGCATTCAGCGTGGCAGACATGACCACAATCTTCAGTGAGTCCTCGCGCTGACGCACGATGGCCTTCAGCAGTCCAAAAAGTACGTCTCCGTGCAGTGTGCGCTCGTGGGCCTCGTCAAGTATAATGCAGCCGTACTTGGACAGCGTTGGGTCGGCCTGAATCTCACGCAGTAAAATACCATCCGTGAGAAATTTGATGCGTGTGGCGTCAGTGCACGTGTCATCGAAGCGAACGGCGTAGGCCACTTCGCTGCGGACGTTtccgccgcgctgccgggCAACGTGGCGTGCAATGGTGACGGCTGCAAcacggcgcggctgcgtgcACCCTACAATGCCAGCCCCTGGACGCTTACTTAGGATATCGTCCCAAACATACTGCGGAATCTGCGTCGTCTTGCCCGATCCGGTCTCCCCAACGATGATCACGGCTTGGTTCTTGCGGATCATGCGTACGATGGAGTCCCGCGCCTCGGTCACGGGGAGCTccgggctgctgctggccatGGTGTATATGAGctgcgaaagagaaaagaagagtgTTCAGGTCGCTGCCATACACACAAAAGGCTACACACAAGCGTGAATGCCGCCCGTGCGTTCTGGTAATGGGTATGACGAGTACAAGAGCGAGTGGGTttggagaagaagagtgacGACACGAGACCACCCAAGAGAGGCCTAAAAGTAGTCCGACGCAAACATTACTGTAGTGCACACGACAAGCCTATGAGGGCTAGTAGCTCAAGTGAGCATTGCCAGATCTGTGATCCTTGATAACATACggcaaagggaggggggaggcgcaaGAGCACGGTGATGCTGCCCCGCcgttttctttccttttcactCTCCCTGTCTTCAGGCACACAATGCCTGGTTAACGCGCAAGTGTTTATCTGTAAGAAGCAACAGAGCCCCAGCGCATACTCACCTTCCGCACACATGCATGTTTgtgcaaagagagagagagaatgggcgACACataggggaggggcgagaaGGAGAGCTGGATACGACGGCGACGTTTAACGTAGACAACCAACGTGTGAATTGTGAGACTGGGGCAGACGTCTGACCATCCGTGTAAGAGTGCCTCGGCAATGTAAAACACAGAGGCGCGGCCGCACGTTCAAATCCAACGCCCGAAGTACGATGCCCAGCATCGAGGTTCGCCTTACATGTAGCCATGCCATCGGTTCCTACCCGCACTGACCTCGCTTCCTTGGTGGTGTGCGCGTTCTGCCGGCAACTTGTCTCAGGTTGGATCTCAACCGCAGAGCGAGGCCAAATCTCCACCGAAGAGGTATTCCTCTGGTACAGAGTTGAAGATTTGCTGGAATTGGTAGGCGCTGAATATGTAAAAGGGGATGTCGATGGGCTGCAGCCGTGTCCACTCTGCCCGTGCCAC is from Leishmania panamensis strain MHOM/PA/94/PSC-1 chromosome 35 sequence and encodes:
- a CDS encoding RNA helicase, putative (TriTrypDB/GeneDB-style sysID: LpmP.35.5810) produces the protein MASSSPELPVTEARDSIVRMIRKNQAVIIVGETGSGKTTQIPQYVWDDILSKRPGAGIVGCTQPRRVAAVTIARHVARQRGGNVRSEVAYAVRFDDTCTDATRIKFLTDGILLREIQADPTLSKYGCIILDEAHERTLHGDVLFGLLKAIVRQREDSLKIVVMSATLNADHFSKFWWNAPIGVVHGRMFPVTIMHTVEPQADYVEAAISTILLIHQTEPPGDVLCFLTGQEEVEDAKRILLERMKLLPNDVPDFSLLTLYAAMPYEQQLLVFEPDLNGQRKVILATNIAETSITVEGIRYVVDSGVVKAKYYNSKSGMEALTEVDISRAQATQRTGRAGRVAAGKCYRLYTAHAFENLSENTIPEIRRSSLLSVVLQMKSLHIHNILAFEFMDMPRPQAVAKAEETLMLLQALDKTGHITALGARLTDFPIEPMPTMALLTAKALGVAYEAVVVIAMASADNLFLTSREFKEAADRCRATFAKSTGDHATLLSIYQAYCRSPRDQRKTWCESNSMSYRQMLKVEDIITQLHGILEEKNDSELLAKLLPASLRYSRVHNAANSDSLSHKRPHSKRDGEGDDLLEHYEALRHGGSESSQGGAVRQGKLLDAELLRRALCFGYFLNAAFYNAKLGMYQTIVGQLPVHIHPSSVLFAHRKKPALVIFNSVVRTTKRYMKDVSVIQEEWLQDAAPDFLTAAS